The DNA sequence ctatattaacttttttgataaataaatttctgttacagatgacttcttctatgcccccactcatatatgtgaaatttgtgggaagagttgtggtaaatatacaaccaatcgggtaaaaatattggaagataatttttcaagtgtgaagattcatgtaattttttcatgtgggtggaccaactacatctatgtagatgtggtaaaggtcaatgcaaagtacgaactgcgatgaaaggtccaaacaagggacagtattttctatgttgcccaagttcaactggggtaatttatttctactattgacctatacctatagataatttatgatttttgtttaattcgatgttaaatttcaacgaccctaatcacatctattatttgatataggctgataaccgtggatgtggtatgtttgtatggttgaaagatgaaacacatatctctaccatacaacatacattatgttcagaaagctcaagctcaacatcaacatcatccagaccactttccgtttcaaacgagtacatgaaaggatatctggaagggacacttaaaggattagaggaccaaacaaataagatgaaagacatcctccatgcattcaagtctttagacttggaaaaaaagtgaaaatttggggaattatgtaatagttaacttgcacaaggcattgttaatactgtattttattcatcctttggaaaccatgttttttttcattggtgtgtaatattttattgtcccaaaaaaatttatatgtttatagtattttaatgttatttttgtaattattgacttaaaagaaaagaaaaaaaaaccgtttctgaaacaagcattaccaaacggcagaaatgtcgtttcttggttctgaaactgttctagaaacagattcaccaaacagccttaaatcgtttaaaaatggcgttttgacacagaaactgaaatttccgtttctgaaataaaacggagtttctggaacaaaaacgataccaaacggagcctaaggtTTCGAAATCTTTTCCGATCCGATTCCATTCCCCGATTCGGATATTCATGATCTTTCCTGCTGCATATTCCTGATGACCCTTAATTCCTGATGACCCTTAACTAAGCAGATGAAGCATATTCCAGATTTAAAAGCGTTCAACGCTCCGAGTCACCCAACCGTCCCCTTCAGGTAACCACCCCACCTTATCTCATACCATCCATTGGGCTGGTCCCTACACCCATGGACGGTGTCAgatgggggtggggtggtttcTAATAGGGGAGGGGATCCGGATTCCGGACTATATGACACACACAGAGAGACACGAGAAGAACGTCATGGGACGTGAAGCCAACGAAAGAGAATCCGCTCATTTCTACAAGCTCCCCGTGCGCTCACCAGAGCAAATCTCTTCCTCCGAAGACCTCGTAGATCAGTTTGAGAAATagtcttttctctcttctctctctcctacctctaccgtcatcttcttcttccttctcctgctgctgctacttttgctttttctttgttcctctctctctctctttcgatCTTTTGCCTCGACTtgtaaagaaagaagagggaaagagaaagagaaagagatggatagagagagggagagagagtgattgATTCGAAATCGTGAAAGAAATTTGAATTTCGTCGATAGGGACGGGAAGATCGCTCATTCGAGCTGAATTTCTGATTGCTGAttgctcatatatatatatatatatatattgagagaTTGACGGGAGGAGACTGTTtgtgaggaggaggaagaagaacaaggaTGAGAGACGTAGCGGATTTGTCAGCGTCCTTGATCCAAAGATCTATCCTTACATAttcatcttcttcgtcttcgtcGTCTTCATCAATTTTTGATAACTTTCCTCTCATTGCTGCTCTGATCGCTTTCGCTCTCGCACAATCCGGAAAATTATTGACTACCTGGTACACTCCTTTAttcctttcaattttttattgtaacGCTTAATCTTTGAAGAAAATTTGAGAGAATTCGGTTATGTTACTGTTTCTATTGCCCTGTTAGATGAGCTTGTGCTTTCAAAGAACTAACTACTTCTACTTTAATGGACAATACTTATTGAttatctctatttctccctttgtCTCTTTTTAACTATTGTTGTTTTCCTCTACCTATTCATCACTTTGTAATGCTCTGTTGATTCAATGTTTTCACAGAATGAAAGTAATGTAGCATTTTTCAACAAAATCTGCTGTTGGAATTCGATCAATGCTCAGAATGCGGGCTCgaatgggggtgggggtggggggagggggagggagataGATGCCTTGCTCAATTTGTCTATCATTTTCTACTTTGTTATTCTTATACTCTGGTGTGGTAATATTAGGCTAACATTTGTACATGATGTGATATGTGTTGTCTTCTATTGCATTGGTTGCAATATTCTAACTAGCTCTACTAAGCCTTGTCAGATCAATGTAATTTTgtgatcaaataaaaaaattctcctgAGAGTTACAAATTTCATAGATTTGCAGGTACAAGGAAAGACGATGGGATGCTAAACAACTCATTAGCTCTGGTGGGATGCCGTCATCTCATTCTGCCACAGTTACTGCTCTTGCTACAGCTATTGGATTCCATGATGGCTTTGGAGGATCACTGTTTGCTACTGCAATTATCTTAGCTTTTGTTGTATGATCCCTAACTCTCTATTGTCGTTAGATTTTGATAGAATATTTCATTATAAGGAGCAGACCCCACAAAATATATGCATATTGACTATGATCCCTTGCTCTACAATGTGgtgaaattttaaatttcagaaaCTATATATCATTTACCCCATTTGATGTCCGTATGTTAGTAATGGCAATGATTCATTTAATTTATCTATGCTTCATGAATGTTCTTCTGAATTATGAGTTACTCTTCTTAGCATCTTTGGTTGAAATTATGTGTTGTCACTAAATTTAAGAACTTCGTACTGGGTACCCCATCATGTTCTTGCACCTCGTTTTGGTTGTTTATGCAATTGACAGGCAATCTTCAATTTCCTTTTTGGTTACTTGTTGGGTAGTTGTGCATTTAAAAAACTTAATGCTCATGGGATCATCAATGATTCATGACCATAACTTGCTTATTGGTATTTAGCCCGTTTGGCTTCTGCTTtgagttcccccccccccccccttcaagGATTCATAATTCTTGACAGTTCCATAATTCATAGTTTCTTCATGACAACCTGAACAGTGTGACCTTTTGGTTTTGGCATGAATCTTAATCCTGgtcaaaattgaaacaaaatctTGAGATACCAGTTTTCCTTCTAGATTTTGTGTGGGTAAAAAGTCACTGAAAACAGTTTGTAGTTGCTTTTTGTGAATATTCAGAGTTTCTattaatcaaaacaaaatatcaaGATTCTCTAAGTCTTGTCAAGATAATCTCATATACTGGTTCAAACAAGTTTATTTGAAGCCTATAATTTTTCTCTAGTCCTACTTTAAGAAACAATCTAGTTGATATTTCAACAATATGCCTCACCATAGGTGGCCCCAAGTCATGAATTTTGCACCATGCAAGTTCAAAGAGTTTCTACACACTACATCTAGTCACTCACATACTAATTAAGAACATTATTTTCCAAATCCTTTTTGATCCATCTGGAGAAGACTACTTAGTGAAGGTCTCTTAGAATAGCATAGTGTCCACCATATGGAATATGTGATAACATTTAATGCATAAGAAGATGAAGAGCAGAGTTTTGATTAGTTGACATGCCTTCCTAAGTGAGAGTTTTGACATTTCAGTCCAATATCATCTCAATCTCTCCAGAAATGAATTATAGGTTTCTTTTTCAGTTACCTATTGGATTCTATGGAGAGGCCAAAGATAGATCTGACAAAGGGTTAGGCTAGCTTGACCACAAATCTAATAGTTGTGGAACCATCAATAGTCACACCCTAATCCGGAGAATTGTGGTTTGTGTCTTTTTGAGTAAAAATCTAGAATTGAGGCCGGTTGGTCGGGATAGAACATTGAGAGTAGAGCTAAGTACTCGATCTAAACCTGACCCATTAGTGATAGTGCTGATGCATTGGATTGGTTTGTGATAATTCACAAGTGAAACTCCAATTTTCAAGATTATTAGATGTTGAATCATGTTTGAATTTGATTCCTTGGGATCTAAAATCAAGTTTTTCATGCCTTTTATATCTTGTGGGtttttttctacccaaaaaaagaaatatttatctTGTGGGTTTCTCTTACTAGGCATTGTTTTGCAGGTGATGTATGATGCTTTTGGCGTTAGATTACAGGCTGGACGTCAGGCTGAGGTATGATATTGCTACTGATGCTTCTTTTTGTTATTATAATTCATTTTTTGGAACTGGACATGCCATAGTGTTTTTCAGGTCATATGCAATGTATTAGCTAGTGGACCCGGATAATCTTATATATTGGCTGAATTATTCAAAATCGGTGTTCTGCAGGTGCTGAATCAAATTGTATATGAGCTTCCAGCTGAGCATCCGCTGGCTGACACTAGACCATTGCGTGAACTTCTTGGTCACACTCCTACTCAGGTAGGGGGAATGCCTTTATTGACTTCATTTAGAATCACTCTTGCATCATACACCGCTAGTGTGTACTTActaaaaccatcaatttatcTTGATTTTATCATTTTCTAACAATATGTATGAGGTGACTGGTGTTCTGTTCTATTGTTGTGTGCTTGGAAAATGCAGCGAGGGGCTTTTTCCATGTAGAGGGTGACATGGAAAATTCAGACCTCCATTTGATAAAAGAACCCCTGTATTGTCATGTGCATGGTGTCCTTTCCCACGTTGTTTCTTATTCCACGATGGCCATGCACTGCATTTGTCTGATGGAACTAACAGCTTTTGAATCATGAATTTACTATATTAATGATGGTGAAACTCATTTGATCATGTGGTGGAAGCTTTGTACTGAATGGAACAAAAATTTATGCATAAATATATTGTTGGAATGCAAATAACAAAATCAGGTTCACTGTTCAGTTGCAAGTCATGCGTTTTTTACCATAAAAGAATTGTCATGGAATGCAAAGAAGCAGTAGTTCATGATCACCATACAGGATAAAAAAGCCTGAGATTTTCTACCTTGAactgtcacattttgtcacaggTTATTGCTGGTGGATTGCTAGGAGTTCTCACTGCTTCCATTGCCTATTTGATCAAGAGAGCATGTTCTCAAGCTTGATGCTATGTATATGTCATACGGTTTGACCTTTGAACCCTGATTACGTATCGACACTGATGACAGACAAGCTACTTGCCTGAATTGGTTACTCACATATAAACACAAAGCACAtattctttgtaattttttcataacTACGCTGCTTCTTTCGGCattgttctctttctttccaCTTGGATTACATTATGTTCAAAATGAACTTTATTGATTGTAACAGTGATtggaatttgaaaaaaatatgttattttCTGTTCTGTAACTGCAGAAAGGCTTGTCTGCTTTAGAATCAGTTCAAACCATAGACTTCGTTATACCAATAATGTTTAACAACAGTTTAATTTTCCAGTCAGAATCTTCACTCTCAGTCTGAAAAATCATTAGAATAGATTTGCACACGGCAGTTTATTCTGCATGAAAAACTCAAGTCAATCAATGCTCAACTTTGTTTTCATTTGGGCATTTGGCCCTCGTGTTCGAGTACTGTATGTGCAGTGTAGCTTCATTTGCCATGAGATTATCTTTGATTGGAATAGCTACTAGATGATGGATAATTAAGCTATGTGATGCTGATTTGCAGCACATCCTATTAAATGATATTGACATACATGATACATTCATATGAGCATACAGACAAGATTTACAGCCTGTACGTGCGTTACCCATGCACACACATGCTTGATTTTTGATACTCGACCAAGAAGTGGAACATAGCATACCACCCCCGGCATGCACGCCATGCCAATGGCAAGTGGGGATGAGACGATGAGGTCGTCGGAGTAGTTTCTCAGAAGTGTTAGTCCATGCCAACCTGAACCCAGTCAGCGAAATAGCCGATCTGGGTAAGCCTGGAAAGTAATgacatagatgatgatgattagtcCAATATATCACAGGTCATCCCAACGGAATGGTCTTTTAGCTCATGTAGGTTCTCATCCATTTAGAAGATGGCTGGGAGCTCAATCAGAACTGTGTCCCTAATGCTTCCTCCATCTATCCCTGCCATATTTTCTACCCTCCCAAACTCAGTTCCATATTTTGGCGTCCCTGTAGACTGTAGTCCAAGTATTAGATCATTTGTTCTTCCAATACCGAAAGTTGAACAGCAAAAGTTGAGACTGGTCCTCAGCCCCTTTTGGTGCTATCACCCGGCTCGTTTGGTCTTGTTGCTGTGGATCGCTCCCGGCCCGGGTCAAGTCGGACTGCGATGGTCAACTATAGTCAATAGATTGATAAATTTGAACTCTTAGGAGTAGACTGGTAGTTGAAGTAGTAGTAGCTGTACCAGCTAATGACTCCgtgctcaaaaaaaaaaaaaaaaaaaaaaaaaaaaaaaaaaagggaaaatctatTTGGGACTGAGgtggttacaacttacaacagATTTTGTAACCACATCTTCTTGTTCTTGCCCTCAAGACAATACAATGTTTTAAAATCGCGATACTCAAGTGGGTGGACTCAAAAATTTGGGACCACTCCTAAAGGTCACAAGGATAGTTATTTTAAGGATCGAGTTTTCTTTAAGCCACAGTGAAGGAGAATCATTGCGGCTTTATGTTGTGCCGAAAAGGGTATTGCATAATAACTACCAATCCATGGGTAGAGGGTAGAAAAGGAATTGAGTCTCGTAAGCATGAATATCGTCTGCAACCACTACACCGGTGCATTGAACATTGGGTAGTTGTGAACTCCTTAGGACGTGTGCCCAGATGCTCTCAACTGTCGGATGTTCACTGCATCTCACTGCTCACAACAGATAAT is a window from the Macadamia integrifolia cultivar HAES 741 chromosome 5, SCU_Mint_v3, whole genome shotgun sequence genome containing:
- the LOC122078461 gene encoding uncharacterized membrane protein YuiD-like, with translation MRDVADLSASLIQRSILTYSSSSSSSSSSIFDNFPLIAALIAFALAQSGKLLTTWYKERRWDAKQLISSGGMPSSHSATVTALATAIGFHDGFGGSLFATAIILAFVVMYDAFGVRLQAGRQAEVLNQIVYELPAEHPLADTRPLRELLGHTPTQVIAGGLLGVLTASIAYLIKRACSQA